The following is a genomic window from Nitrospira sp..
TGTCGATGCCCATCATGACCGGCATATTCCAGTCGGACACGACGAAGCCGTAGGTATCCGCATGCAACTTGGTGAGTGCGTCCTGGCCGTTCTCGGCCTCTTCCAAATTGTTGAACCCCAGTTGTTTGAGGATATTCTTGACGATGCGCCGCATGGTGGACATGTCGTCGACGACGAGAATTTTCATATTGGGATCAGCTGGCATGAACGGTCCTCCTTACTGTTTCTCGTGAATGACGGAACGGCCCGCATGAATGGTCCGGAACAGTCCGGCTGCGACATGTAACGTTTCCGAAAACCCGATCATCAAATATCCTTTGGGACGCAAGGCATCGCGTAAGTCTGAGACGATCTGGGCTTTGGCCTTGTCGTCGAAGTAGATGAGGCAGTTGCGGCAAAAGACGATGTCCATCCCGCGTATCAATTTGAGGCGGGGACGGTCGTACAGGTTCACCGTCATGAATCGCACCATGTCCCTCACCTGGGGGACGAGCGTGTGCTGTTCTTTCGTGCCGGTGAAATATTTCGCCAACATGGTCGGAGGAACCTTACGGAGCGAATGCGAACTGTAACTGGCGGTCCTCGCGACCGACAGAACATTTTCACTGATATCCGTCGCCAAAATATCGATGGTCCATCCGGACAGCGGAGGGTGCTCGCGCAGCAGCAATGCCAAGGTATAGGGTTCGTCTCCGGTGGAGCAGGCGGCACTCCAAATACGAATTTGTTTGGTCGCCGCGTTGGTTTTCATGACCTCTGGAATCATGACCTTCATGAACGTATCGAGCTGTGCCTCATCGCGGAAGAAATAGGTCTCATTGGTGGTAATGACCGTGTACAGTTCGGTGAATTCACGGTCGCGGTACGCGTCGAAGCGCAAGTAGTTGAGATAACTTTCGAACGTCAGGCAGCGGCAGGCTTTCAATCGAGGTTGTAACCGATTTTCCAGCAGGTAGATCTTGTTTTCCTGGAAGTGGATACCGGTCTGTTCATAGATCAGGTCCCGCAGGTGCTTGAAGGTGTCGACCTTCAGCTTGGGCTCCGGCACATCCGTTTTCTTCACCGTATTCGTGTCGGTCATCGAATGCCTCTCATGAATCGCCGCAGGTGACGGAGTGGACTTGCCGGAGCCGGAATCTCCGAGCCGTACGTATTCAGGCCGGCGCGACACTCTTCCCTTTTCAATGGAGAGGTCAGGTCTGCTTGGCTCGACTGTGTATCCATTCGTGAATGTCGCGTCGGAGAAAACGCCAATGCTTCCCGATTTTTGAAGCCGGCAACTGCCCCAGACGCGCGAGTTTGTATACCGTGGATTTAGGGACGCGCAGAAATCGCGCCACTTCCATCACGGTTAAAATCTCGCTCTCCGAAAGAAGTGCACCGTCGACGTTGCCTGTGGTTGTTGCTGCGAATGCATCATTCATGACGGATGAGGTATCGGTGGGCATGGTCTTAAACTTTAATTGCCGGTTGTTGGATGATCGGGCTCGATAGGCGAGGTCAGCTCGGAACAGAGCGAACGAGGGTCCTCAGGAGGTTCGCTCTGTCGCCGCTAATGTTTTGCCCTTCGAAAGCCGAAAGAAGGAACGGCAAACAGACACAACGGAGAAAGACTGGTTCGGATGGCTGTCATCGTTTCGATCGGATCGGGAAAGGGCGGCGTGGGAAAGAGCGTCATGGCCGCCAACTTGGCCATGTTGCTTGCCCGAGAGGGAAAGCAGGTCGTGTTGGCCGATCTCGATGTGGGCGGTGCCGATGCGCACATCCTGTTCGGCATGTTGCACCCTCCCCTCACCTTGACCGACTTCATCGAGCGCCAGGCCGAGCGTCTCCAAGACGTGCTGCAGCCGGTCTCGGCGCATCCCTTCCTCCAGTTGATTCCCGGTACGGGAGAGACATTGGCGACCGCCAACCTTCCGTATGCCAAAAAAAAGCGGCTCATCCGCCACTTCAGGCAACTTCAGGCCGATGTGATCATCGTCGATATCGGCGCCGGGACGAGTTATCACGCGCTGGACTTTTTTCTCATGGCCGACCACTACCTCACGGTGGCCACACCGGATCCGACGTCGGTTCTCGATCTCTACCGATTCATCAAACTCGCTGCGATCCGCCGCGTCCTGTCGGCATTTTTATCGCGGGATGCCGTCAGCGAGACACTCTCCGACCGCGACTTCGCCAGCATCGAGGAAGTCATTCAGACCGTAGGAGACACGAGTCCCGATGCCAGGGAGATTGCGACAAGGACGCTGCAGGGGTTCCAACCGCACCTCATCCTCAACCGAGTGTCCGGCAAGTCGCGGATCAACGTGTTGCAGTTAAAGAAACTGTTGAGAGAATATGTCGGCGGGGACCTGACCATGCTGGGCGAGATTCCGGATGACTCGGCTATGACGCGTGCCGTCCGCAGCTATCTTCCGGTCGTGGAGTTCGAGCCGACTGCACCGGCGTCACTGGCCTTGGAAAAAACGGCTCAAGCCTTGCTCAATATTTTGATCCGCCCGATGCCCTCGCCTGCCGAGCATCTTCCGTCACGCGAACAAGCCGCCTGATACAGAACGGCGTTCAATGTGCTGCTTTTCTCGCCCGCAAGCGTTCTGCTTGAACCTGGAGAATGTGACGAATAATCTGTTCCTGATCGTC
Proteins encoded in this region:
- a CDS encoding Chemotaxis protein methyltransferase CheR: MTDTNTVKKTDVPEPKLKVDTFKHLRDLIYEQTGIHFQENKIYLLENRLQPRLKACRCLTFESYLNYLRFDAYRDREFTELYTVITTNETYFFRDEAQLDTFMKVMIPEVMKTNAATKQIRIWSAACSTGDEPYTLALLLREHPPLSGWTIDILATDISENVLSVARTASYSSHSLRKVPPTMLAKYFTGTKEQHTLVPQVRDMVRFMTVNLYDRPRLKLIRGMDIVFCRNCLIYFDDKAKAQIVSDLRDALRPKGYLMIGFSETLHVAAGLFRTIHAGRSVIHEKQ
- a CDS encoding ParA-like protein; its protein translation is MAVIVSIGSGKGGVGKSVMAANLAMLLAREGKQVVLADLDVGGADAHILFGMLHPPLTLTDFIERQAERLQDVLQPVSAHPFLQLIPGTGETLATANLPYAKKKRLIRHFRQLQADVIIVDIGAGTSYHALDFFLMADHYLTVATPDPTSVLDLYRFIKLAAIRRVLSAFLSRDAVSETLSDRDFASIEEVIQTVGDTSPDAREIATRTLQGFQPHLILNRVSGKSRINVLQLKKLLREYVGGDLTMLGEIPDDSAMTRAVRSYLPVVEFEPTAPASLALEKTAQALLNILIRPMPSPAEHLPSREQAA
- a CDS encoding Chemotaxis regulator - transmits chemoreceptor signals to flagellar motor components CheY, which gives rise to MPADPNMKILVVDDMSTMRRIVKNILKQLGFNNLEEAENGQDALTKLHADTYGFVVSDWNMPVMMGIDMLRAIRADEKLKKIPVLMVTAEAQKENLLEAVQAGVSNYVVKPFTAETMQDKINKIFK